The Sorangiineae bacterium MSr11954 DNA segment ATGCAAAAAAATGATCGGCTCGTAAGAAATCGATCCGACTGCCTCGGAGGGATCAAACTGCGCCGCTGGATGACATGAAGACGACGTTTCCGCCGTCTTCATAACATTCCGACTTGGAGCCAAACGGAGGTCGACCGAGCCGTTACAGGCCCGCGCCCGGAAGGACCCTGGCGCGCTTGATGGTGTCGCCCACCTCGAGCCGATCGGCCGCATCGAGGCCGAAGATGGTCTCGGCGAAGACCGTGTAGCGCCCGTCCAGGCTCACGTTCCAACCGTGGTTGAAGAAGAACTGCGAGGAGGCGGTGTCCTTCCCCTGCGTCGCCATTCCAACGGTGCCGCGGCGGTGGGGGACGCGGGCGATCTCCTCGCGCACCAAATCGTCCGAGCCGCCGAAGCCATCCCCGCGCGGATCGCCGCCCTGGGCCACGAAGTTGGGAACCACCCGGTGGAACGGCAATCCATCGTAAAAGCCACTACCGGCCAGTCGCACGAAGTTGGTTGCGCTCAGCGGCGCCTCGCGGAGCATGCGCAGCACGATGGGCCCGCGCGTGGTCTCCAGGAGAACGAGGGAGTCGAGCGCGCGCTCCACCTCGCGGTGCGACGGCGTCTTGGTGCGCACCACGCTGGCGCGGCGCACGCGGGCGCTCACGTCCACACCGGTGATGGCTTTGTACGCGTCGGCCGCCGTTTGCGACACGAGCTGCTCGTCGTCGGCGAGGCCGCGCTCGAAGAGCGGAACGTCGGCCGTGCTCCCCACCGTGCCCAGCGCCAGCAGCACGGCCATGCGCCCATTCAGGTTCGCCGGGCCGGGGAATGCGTCGTACAGACCGCGGAAGTCGTCGGCAAAGTCGGTCCACTTGTGCGCCACCACCGCGTCGGCGACGGCGGATATCGTCTCGAAGTCGGGATTCGCCAATACGCCGCGCAGCGTGGCCTTCATCTCCGGTGTCGCGCGCGACGGATCGAGCGTGGCGATCGCCTCGATGGCCGCGTACACCAGCCGCTTGTCCGCGCCCCCCGCGATGGAGACCAGCTTGGCGACATCGGCGTCCGTCCCCAGCACCGCCAAAGCCGGAATGGCCGTCAAGCGCACGGGCCACGCATCGGACAACCCTGCTTCCACCCGGCTGCGCGCCGCCCCTTTGTCGACGGCGACCAAGGTCGTCAGCACCGTGGAGCGCACCCAATCGGATCGCGAGCCATCGTAGAGCGCCGTCAGCGCCGGCGCGAGCCCCGAGGCGGCCGCGCCCAAGGTGCCGATGGCCGTGACCGCCGCCACCACCACCTCCGGCGAACGATCGCGGAGCGCCGACGACAGCGCGCCCAGCACCTCGGGGGTCGCCCCCACCCGCGCCAGATGGCCGCAAAGACCGGCGCGCGCATGCGGATCGCGATCGCGCGCGACCTCGCGCACCAGCGCCTGAATGGCAGCCGGCGTTTTCAGCACGGAGAGCGCCCGCCCCAAGTAGGCGCGCGCCGTGGGCGAGGGCGAGGACGCAAAGGCCGAAAGGAGCGCCGCCTCCGGCAGCGGGACTTTTTGCCCCGCCAGCCCCGAGAGCGCAAAGGCCGATGGGGTGGCGCGCTCGCTCGGATGGCTCCCCGCGTGCGCAAGAAGCCGCTCGACCGCGGCGTCGTTCTTTCCAAAGGCCACGCCGCTGCGGATCAAAAAGCCGAGCGCTTCCGCGGCGGCGCCTTGCACCTCCGCGTCGTCGTTTTGAACGATGGGCGCCGTGATCGCCGGCAGCGACGAGGCCGTTCCCTTGCGGCCCAGCGCCAGGAGCAGCTGCGCGCGCGCGCCCCGATCGCGCTCCTTCCCCAGCCGCGCGACGATGGCGCCCTCGACGCCGTCTCCGCCGAGCAAACCCAGCGCCAACGCGGCGGCCGCGCGCACGCGGGAGGAACGCGCATCGAGCAGCGCGAGCACGTGGGCCGTCAAGGTCGTATCGCCGATGCGTCCGGCGGCGGTGGCCGCGGCTTCGGCGACGCGGGGATTCGTACTTTGCAAAAATCTCCTGAGCTCTGCGCTCTCCAGGAGACGGTGATCTTCGATTTCACGGATGCGATCGAGCTCACCCCTCGCGGCTGCGGACTCGGCCGAAAGGGCCTCCTCCTGGGCTTCGGTGCTCCCGGGATCGAGCGATCCTCGATCGGAAGCGTCGCTGCA contains these protein-coding regions:
- a CDS encoding peptidylprolyl isomerase codes for the protein MNRLQSRSARRVASGLFGILGTMALASCSDASDRGSLDPGSTEAQEEALSAESAAARGELDRIREIEDHRLLESAELRRFLQSTNPRVAEAAATAAGRIGDTTLTAHVLALLDARSSRVRAAAALALGLLGGDGVEGAIVARLGKERDRGARAQLLLALGRKGTASSLPAITAPIVQNDDAEVQGAAAEALGFLIRSGVAFGKNDAAVERLLAHAGSHPSERATPSAFALSGLAGQKVPLPEAALLSAFASSPSPTARAYLGRALSVLKTPAAIQALVREVARDRDPHARAGLCGHLARVGATPEVLGALSSALRDRSPEVVVAAVTAIGTLGAAASGLAPALTALYDGSRSDWVRSTVLTTLVAVDKGAARSRVEAGLSDAWPVRLTAIPALAVLGTDADVAKLVSIAGGADKRLVYAAIEAIATLDPSRATPEMKATLRGVLANPDFETISAVADAVVAHKWTDFADDFRGLYDAFPGPANLNGRMAVLLALGTVGSTADVPLFERGLADDEQLVSQTAADAYKAITGVDVSARVRRASVVRTKTPSHREVERALDSLVLLETTRGPIVLRMLREAPLSATNFVRLAGSGFYDGLPFHRVVPNFVAQGGDPRGDGFGGSDDLVREEIARVPHRRGTVGMATQGKDTASSQFFFNHGWNVSLDGRYTVFAETIFGLDAADRLEVGDTIKRARVLPGAGL